From Catharus ustulatus isolate bCatUst1 chromosome 6, bCatUst1.pri.v2, whole genome shotgun sequence, a single genomic window includes:
- the LOC116997997 gene encoding NACHT, LRR and PYD domains-containing protein 12-like — MAGSASPCPALSRLRSAAAAPGASPAPPAPSPARLPSEAPLGPDGTAGSGHRRDSREHMVQESHQDRELGTCPRESPSLHSRFTILTITREPRSKHGAKDGAVGTSQGCTSASSGAATTSPTITTALFEPDRDGQTPQVVVLVGAPGMGKTTMVRRVMVEWGEGTLHTQFDFVFCIDCKAMVLPMEASVADLVSQCCPGLRVPAGKILDDQKKILFIFDGFEALGFSLVQPEAELSSDPREVKPLELTMMSLLKKTVLPESSLLITMRPAALGSLRQCLKGECYVEILGFSAARRKEYFHRYFENPNKADMAFRFARSNEILYSLCVIPVMSWTTCTVLEQELCGKKNLIDCSKTTTGMILFYLSQILKHRDKDNPQVLQKFLLQLCSLAAEGIWKHKVVFEEKEIKDCGLDQPSLLPFFLNESIPREGEDHDSVYAFTHLHLQEFFAAMFYVLEDDEEMASSLGKLDKNVNKLLESYNKSRKDLNVTVRFLFGLVSQKSIEYMDKTIGCRISPRAREELLEWLQGRHRGLSQPGKVLKVSEMDTFHFLFEMNEKSFAQSALGHFTDLDLRDTKLTLYDQMALSFCIQHWAGLGCVTFQGCSFQRQDPEAELDASVPCSGIPGAGGHPSALVVRRREELPCPIHLLCRALRHRDSALQVLRLQWCQLSESCCAELAALLAEHPGLARLELADSSLGDSGVRLLCEGLRAPGCSLRILRLRYSRITSACCEDLAAVLSTNTCLEELDLSFSEGLRDAGVELLCEGLQHCASPLQTLRLGSCRLSGTCCQALAVQLLQGPRLTCLDLSDNELGAQGVLQLCQQLRHPACPLQMLGLSTDGFSPALLQELDALRALQPVLKIGNLLEHDVPQAGAMARLPCHRGLLPGGRKALPSVRRTSLL; from the exons GGCACAGGCgggacagcagagagcacaTGGTCCAGGAGTCCCACCaggacagggagctgggcacCTGTCCCAGGGAGAGCCCGTCCTTGCACAGCCGCTTCACCATCCTGACCATCACCAGGGAGCCTCGGAGCAAGCATGGAGCCAaggatggagctgtggggacCAGCCAGGGATGTACCAGCGCCAGCAGCGGAGCAGCCACCACCTCCCCCACCATCACCACTGCGCTGTTTGAACCCGACAGAGACGGGCAAACCCCGCAGGTCGTGGTGCTGGTGGGGGCCCCGGGGATGGGGAAGACAACGATGGTCAGGAGGGTGATGGTGGAGTGGGGAGAAGGGACACTCCACACACAGTTTGACTTTGTCTTCTGCATTGACTGCAAAGCCATGGTCCTTCCCATGGAAGCCAGCGTGGCAGACCTGGTCTCACAGTGCTGTCCTGGCCTGCGAGTGCCAGCTGGGAAGATCCTGGATGACCAGAAGAAGATCCTGTTCATTTTTGATGGCTTTGAGGCCCTGGGGTTTTCCTTGGTTCAGCCCgaagctgagctgagctcagacCCCAGGGAGGTGAAGCCGCTGGAGCTCACCATGATGAGCTTGTTGAAGAAGACTGTGCTCCCTGAATCCTCTTTGCTCATCACCATGAGGCCAGCAGCTCTTGGAAGCCTGAGGCAGTGCCTGAAGGGTGAGTGTTACGTGGAGATACTGGGATTTtcagcagccaggaggaaggAGTATTTCCACAGGTATTTTGAGAACCCCAACAAAGCAGACATGGCCTTCAGGTTTGCCAGAAGCAATGAGATCCTCTATAGCTTGTGTGTCATCCCTGTGATGAGCTGGACCACCTGCACTGTCCTTGAACAAGAGCTTTGTGGGAAGAAAAACCTCATTGACTGCTCCAAAACCACCACAGGGATGATACTGTTCTACCTCTCCCAAATACTGAagcacagggacaaggacaacCCACAGGTCCTCCAGAAGTTCCTACTCCAGCTTTGCTCCTTGGCTGCTGAGGGTATCTGGAAGCACAAGGTCGTCTTTGAGGAGAAGGAAATCAAGGACTGTGGCTTGGACCAGCCAAGTCTTCTCCCCTTCTTCCTCAATGAAAGTATCCCAAGGGAAGGAGAAGACCATGACAGTGTCTATGCCTTCACCCACCTGCACCTCCAGGAGTTTTTTGCAGCAATGTTTTATGTTCTGGAGGATGATGAGGAAATGGCCAGCAGTTTGGGGAAGCTTGACAagaatgtaaataaattattggAAAGCTACAACAAGTCCAGAAAGGATTTGAATGTAACAGTGAGATTCCTCTTTGGTCTGGTCAGTCAGAAATCCATAGAGTACATGGACAAAACCATTGGGTGCAGAATTTCACCACGagccagggaagagctgctggagtggcTTCAGGGGAGGCACAGAGGCCTCTCCCAACCTGGCAAAGTACTGAAGGTTTCGGAGATGGACACTTTCCATTTCTTGTTCGAGATGAATGAGAAGAGCTTCGCACAAAGTGCATTGGGTCATTTCACTGACCTGGACTTGCGGGACACCAAGCTGACCCTGTATGACCAGATGGCTCTTTCCTTCTGCATCCAGcactgggctggactgggctgtGTCACCTTCCAGGGGTGCTCCTTCCAAAGGCAGGATCCTGAGGCGGAGCTGGATGCATCAGTGCCTTG ctctggaatcCCGGGAGCCGGAGGACATCCCAGTGCCCTCGTTGTGCGGCGGCGGGAGGAGCTGCCTTGCCCCATCCACCTGCTCTGCCGGGCTCTGCGGCACCGGGACAGTGCCCTGCAGGTCCTCCG gctgcagtggTGCCAGCTGTCCGAGAGCTGCTGCGCAGAGCTGGCAGCGCTGCTGGCAGAGCACCCTGGCCTGGCCCGTCTGGAGCTGGCTGACAGCTCGCTGGGGGACAGTGGCGTACGCCTCCTCTGTGAGGGGCTGAGGGCTCCGGGCTGCAGCCTGCGCATCCTCCG GCTGCGGTATTCCCGCATCACCAGCGCCTGCTGCGAGGACCTcgctgctgtgctgagcaccaACACgtgcctggaggagctggatttGTCCTTCAGCGAGGGGCTGCGCGATGCCGGCgtggagctgctgtgtgaggGGCTCCAGCACTGTGCCAGCCCACTACAGACACTGCG GCTGGGCAGCTGCCGGCTGTCGGGCACCTGCTGCcaagccctggctgtgcagctgctgcaggggcccCGTCTCACCTGCCTGGACCTGAGTGACAACGAGCTGGGAGCCCAGGGcgtcctgcagctctgccagcagctccgCCATCCCGCCTGCCCGCTGCAGATGCTAGG GCTGAGCACGGACGGCTTCAGCCcggccctgctgcaggaactggaCGCCCTGCGGGCACTGCAGCCCGTCCTGAAAATCGGGAACCTCCTGGAGCATGACGTGCCGCAGGCAGGGGCCATGGCCCGGCTGCCCTGCCACCGCGGGCTCCTGCCGGGGGGCAGGAAGGCGCTGCCCTCCGTCAGAAGAACTTCTCTCCTATAG
- the LOC116997998 gene encoding antigen WC1.1-like, giving the protein MGPLLALGLLVCVQLSAGSGELRLVGGGGRCAGRVEVKLQGHWGSVGDDSWDMKDAEVVCQQLGCGSAAGAYYARERFSEGDGPVSLALVDCKGSEATLWDCRINGWGPYHGSIHDWDTAVVCQGFSRLVGGPGACAGQLEVRQGRAWVGVCEDQVDMKAAQVVCRELGCGEPLAMAGSGRFGAASASLWDGGFQCNGTEPLLSACARRPAPSQGCSGRASIICSPYAGFRLGNGSSGCSGRVEVAVRGTWGSVCASEWDLPDAHVLCRHLGCGRALSVPPGGSFGSGEGPLRPDTFGCSGSERHPGQCPVTVLGKAPCAPGNAAAVNCSDVDFVESLRLVDGQSLCDGRLEETITSPVWRRVPLEQWNKWDVHMVCAVLGCGVPKDVYTAMGTVAALSSTPRQVDIMAEEMDNISGMGSALTSGTEEIDDMLEKMESPAPNNSFEEMVVVCSSSRRVRLVGSSGRCAGRVEVYSGGSWSSVCQEGWDLQDAAVVCRELGCGRALEAPSSARFGGGTGPLWPYMAECSGSEESLWECGRSEERECGRGVGAGAVCSEQISVRLAGGRGRCRGSLEVSYNGTWGRVCSNGTSTGTAGTVCRQLGCGERGWLSADTAQQPSRAWLAWVGCEDGARSLWECPSAPWHLQSCGIGGHVHVDCEEDSDGSTGTDTTPHPEGATSTGSSARACIPHMGLAGIPLPSLPACVPKGVPRRRTRVPAVGTVSVSTVLCVVLGTLLCLALGALAVLLCRARAWRRGRGRAADAISNGVYEELDYTAMPEYQEVPSRPGSLSEGWIKKMPYSSGVIVERSDTEAAPDPPAWPVKGIPDGYDDVLDVPQETPAPSTVDMCKGVAQQRWISVLPTGGISSPPSAPEATRDPLGQTSGLMDYDDIGSSALETEP; this is encoded by the exons ATGGGGCCGCTGCTggcgctggggctgctggtgtgCGTGCAGCTGAGTGCGG GCTCCGGGGAGCTGCGTCTGgtgggcggcggcgggcgctgtGCCGGGAGAGTGGAGGTGaagctgcagggacactggggctCCGTGGGAGACGATAGCTGGGACATGAAGGATGCTGAGGTGGtttgccagcagctgggctgtggctcgGCTGCCGGTGCCTACTACGCCCGCGAGCGCTTCAGCGAAGGGGACGGGCCCGTCAGTCTGGCCCTGGTGGACTGCAAAGGGTCCGAGGCCACTCTCTGGGACTGCCGGATCAACGGCTGGGGACCCTATCATGGCAGCATCCATGACTGGGACACTGCTGTTGTGTGCCAAG gatttTCCCGGCTGGTCGGAGGTCCCGGAGCCTGTGCCGGGCAGCTGGAGGTGCGGCAGGGCCGGGCCTGGGTTGGTGTGTGTGAGGATCAGGTGGACATGAAGGCGGCCCAGGTGGtatgcagggagctgggctgcgGGGAGCCGCTCGCCATGGCCGGCAGTGGCCGGTTTGGGGCGGCATCGGCATCGCTCTGGGACGGCGGCTTCCAGTGCAATGGCACCGAGCCCCTCCTCAGTGCCTGTGCCCGGCGTCCGGCCccgagccagggctgcagcggCCGTGCCAGCATCATCTGCTCCC CCTACGCGGGCTTCCGGCTGGGGAACGGCAGCTCGGGATGCTCCGGCCGAGTGGAGGTGGCCGTGAGGGGGACGTGGGGGTCCGTGTGCGCCAGCGAGTGGGACCTGCCCGACGCGCACGTCCTGTGCCGCCACCTGGGCTGCGGCCGCGCCCTCTCGGTGCCCCCGGGAGGCTCCTTCGGCAGCGGGGAGGGGCCGCTGCGGCCGGACACCTTCGGCTGCAGCGGGAGCGAGCGGCACCCGGGCCAGTGCCCCGTGACCGTGCTGGGGAAGGCTCCGTGTGCCCCCGGGAACGCCGCTGCTGTCAACTGCTCAG ATGTTGACTTCGTCGAGTCCCTGAGGCTGGTGGACGGTCAGAGCTTGTGTGATGGCCGGCTGGAGGAGACCATAACCAGCCCAGTCTGGCGCCGTGTGCCTCTGGAACAGTGGAATAAATGGGATGTCCATATGGtatgtgctgtgctgggctgtggcgTTCCCAAGGATGTTTACACCGCCATGGGAACGGTCGCTGCATTGAGCAGCACGCCCAGACAGGTGGACATCATGGCTGAAGAGATGGACAACATTTCGGGCATGGGCTCTGCGCTGACAAGCGGCACTGAGGAGATAGATGACATGCTGGAGAAGATGGAGAGTCCTGCACCAAACAACAGCTTCGAGGAGATGGTCGTTGTCTGCTCAA GCAGCCGGCGGGTGAGGCTGGTGGGGAGCTCAGGGCGCTGTGCCGGGCGCGTGGAGGTCTATTCCggtggcagctggagcagcgtGTGCCAGGAAGGCTGGGACCTGCAGGACGCTGCCGTTGTgtgccgggagctgggctgtggcagggccCTGGAGGCCCCGAGCTCGGCGCGCTTCGGTGGCGGCACGGGGCCGCTGTGGCCGTACATGGCCGAGTGCTCCGGGAGCGAGGAGTCTCTCTGGGAATGCGGGCGCTCGGAAGAGCGCGAGTGCGGGCGCGGCGTCGGGGCAGGGGCCGTGTGCTCAG AGCAGATCTCCGTGCGGCTGGCAGGCGGCCGTGGGCGCTGCCGTGGCTCCCTGGAGGTGTCCTATAACGGCACGTGGGGCCGCGTGTGCTCCAACGGCACCAGCACCGGCACCGCCGGCACCGTGTGCcgccagctgggctgtggggagcggggctggctgTCGGCCGACACTGCCCAGCAGCCGTCCCGTGCCTGGCTGGCCTGGGTGGGCTGCGAGGACGGGGCCCGCTCACTCTGGGAGTGCCCCTCGGCTCcctggcacctgcagagctgcgGCATTGGCGGGCACGTCCACGTGGATTGTGAGGAGGACAGCgatggcagcactgggacagacaCTACCCCACATCCGGagggtgccaccagcacaggtaGCTCTGCCCGTGCCTGCATCCCCCAcatggggctggctgggatcccCCTCCCCTCACTGCCTGCCTGTGTCCCCAAAGGTGTTCCCAGGAGAAGAACTCGAGTACCGGCTGTGGGGACGGTGTCTGTGTCAACTGTGCTGTGCGTGGTGCTGGGGACgctgctgtgcctggccctgGGTGCCCTGGCCGTGCTGCTGTGCCGTGCCCGTGCCTGGCGCAGAG GCcgtggcagagctgcagatgcCATCTCCAATGGTGTCTACGAGGAGCTGGACTACACGGCCATGCCGGAGTACCAGGAGGTGCCCAGTCGCCCAG GTTCCCTGTCAGAGGGATGGATCAAGAAGATGCCGTATTCCAGTGGGGTCATCGTGGAGAGGAGTGACACCgaggcagccccag acCCCCCTGCCTGGCCCGTGAAAGGAATCCCGGATGGCTACGACGATGTCCTGGATGTGCCACAGGAGACCCCCGCTCCCAGCACTGTGGATATGTGCAAGGGAGTGGCACAGCAGAGGTGGATCTCTGTCCTCCCCACAG gTGGAATTTCCTCCCCTCCAAGTGCCCCAGAAGCCACCAGGGACCCCTTGGGACAAACTTCGGGGCTCATGGACTATGATGATATcggcagcagtgccctggagacAGAGCCATGA
- the LOC116997708 gene encoding uncharacterized protein LOC116997708, producing the protein MAAAPSQRSQATSRQRPSQCTQQQQQQQPGSLYQLLDPASFPSHPPGANAAAGTATAPHPPAPQQFLTATSCRSLAGRRREELPCPISPLCRALRHRALSRSCPCHTRTHGTEPKAGQLGTPERERPWCRGGCCPGPRGQELSERSETCGGPRSAPSLFPAASHRAALSPPQQPLLLPRAQALLRPSHLEQLPSRARSAPALFASLPQAGQLPALGRLLQGPRLTCLHLRDNELGAQGVLQLCRQLRHPACPQRSLASGPCHGPFHARHCRAGERMLRDRLSTELDALRALQPVLKIGNLLEHDVPQAGAMAWLPSHRGLLPEGRKALPSF; encoded by the exons ATGGCAGCGGCCCCGAGCCAGCGCAGCCAGGCCACCTCTCGCCAGCGCCCGAGCCAATGcacgcagcagcagcagcagcagcagccgggcaGCCTTTATCAG TTACTAGACCCGGCCTCTTTTCCCAGCCACCCACCCGGAGCAAACGCAGCAGCTGGAACTGCAACTGCTCCCCATCCACCTGCACCGCAGCAATTCCTCACGGCCACATCGTGCCGCTCCCTCGCTGGGCGCCGGCgggaggagctgccctgccccatcTCCCCGCTCTGCCGGGCACTGCGGCACCGGGCACTGTCCcggagctgtccctgtcacacacgCACGCACGGCACCGAGCCCAAAGcggggcagctggggacacccgAACGGGAGCGGCCTTGGTGCCGGGGTGGCTGCTGCCCCGgccccaggggacaggagctctcCGAGCGCTCCGAGACCTGCGGGGGCCCTCGCTCGGCTCCGAGCCTCTTTCCTGCCGCTTCTCATCGGGCTGCGCTATCGCCgcctcagcagcccctgctgctgccacgaGCTCAGGCGCTGCTCCGCCCttcccacctggagcagctcccgaGCAGAGCCCGAAGCGCTCCTGCCCTGTTTGCCTCGCTCCCACAGGCTGGGCAGCTGCCGGCTCTCGGGCGCCTGCTGCAGGGGCCCCGTCTCACCTGCCTGCACCTCAGGGACAACGAGCTGGGAGCCCAGGGcgtcctgcagctctgccggCAGCTCCGCCATCCCGCCTGCCCGCAGCGGAGCCTGGCCTCAGGGCCCTGCCACGGCCCCTTCCACGCCCGCCACTGCCGAGCCGGGGAGAGGATGCTGCgggacag GCTGAGCACGGAACTGGACGCCCTGCGGGCACTGCAGCCCGTCCTGAAGATCGGGAACCTCCTGGAGCATGACGTGCCGCAGGCAGGGGCCATGGCCTGGCTGCCCAGCCACCGCGGGCTCCTGCCGGAGGGCAGGAAGGCGCTGCCCTCCTTCTGA